One genomic segment of Protaetiibacter intestinalis includes these proteins:
- the xylA gene encoding xylose isomerase has product MTAPTPTRDDKFSFGLWTVGYNGADPFGGPTRAALDVVHVVEKLAEVGAYGLTFHDDDLFPFGSTDAERQKQIDRLKGALEATGLIIPMATTNLFSAPVFKDGGLTSNDRAVRRFALRKLIRNLDLAAELGAKTYVAWGGREGAEYDSAKDIRVALERYKEAFDFLGQYVIDKGYDIRFAIEPKPNEPRGDILLPTVGHALAFINELEHPELVGLNPEVGHEQMAGLNFQAGIAQALWHGKLYHIDLNGQRGIKYDQDLVFGHGDLHNAFALVDLLENGGPNGGPAYDGPRHFDYKPSRTEDEDGVWESARANIRTYLLLKERAAAFRADPEVQEALAAARVPELGQPTLNPGETVADLVADRSAFEDFDAASYFNAKGFGFVRLQQLATEHLLGAR; this is encoded by the coding sequence ATGACCGCGCCCACCCCCACCCGTGACGACAAGTTCAGCTTCGGACTCTGGACCGTCGGCTACAACGGAGCCGACCCCTTCGGCGGCCCCACCCGTGCCGCGCTCGACGTCGTCCACGTCGTCGAGAAGCTCGCCGAGGTGGGTGCCTACGGCCTCACCTTCCACGACGACGACCTCTTCCCCTTCGGCTCGACGGATGCCGAGCGCCAGAAGCAGATCGACCGCCTGAAGGGCGCGCTCGAGGCGACCGGCCTCATCATCCCGATGGCGACCACCAACCTCTTCAGCGCCCCCGTCTTCAAGGACGGCGGCCTCACCTCCAACGACCGCGCCGTGCGTCGCTTCGCGCTGCGCAAGCTCATCCGCAACCTCGACCTCGCCGCCGAGCTCGGTGCGAAGACCTACGTCGCCTGGGGTGGCCGCGAGGGCGCCGAGTACGACTCGGCCAAGGACATCCGCGTCGCGCTCGAGCGCTACAAGGAGGCCTTCGACTTCCTCGGCCAGTACGTCATCGACAAGGGCTACGACATCCGCTTCGCGATCGAGCCGAAGCCGAACGAGCCCCGCGGCGACATCCTGCTGCCGACCGTCGGCCACGCGCTCGCCTTCATCAACGAGCTCGAGCACCCCGAGCTGGTGGGCCTCAACCCCGAGGTCGGCCACGAGCAGATGGCGGGCCTGAACTTCCAGGCCGGCATCGCCCAGGCGCTGTGGCACGGCAAGCTCTACCACATCGACCTCAACGGCCAGCGCGGCATCAAGTACGACCAGGACCTCGTCTTCGGCCACGGCGACCTGCACAACGCCTTCGCCCTCGTCGACCTGCTCGAGAACGGCGGCCCGAACGGCGGCCCGGCCTACGACGGCCCCCGCCACTTCGACTACAAGCCCTCGCGCACCGAGGACGAGGACGGCGTGTGGGAGTCGGCTCGCGCCAACATCCGCACCTACCTGCTGCTCAAGGAGCGCGCCGCGGCCTTCCGCGCCGACCCCGAGGTGCAGGAGGCGCTCGCCGCGGCCCGCGTGCCCGAGCTCGGCCAGCCGACCCTCAACCCGGGCGAGACCGTCGCCGACCTCGTCGCCGACCGCTCGGCCTTCGAGGACTTCGACGCGGCGTCGTACTTCAACGCCAAGGGCTTCGGCTTCGTGCGCCTGCAGCAGCTCGCGACCGAGCACCTGCTCGGCGCCCGCTGA
- a CDS encoding LacI family DNA-binding transcriptional regulator produces MARTAAAERVTLARVAEEAGVSLSTISKVLNGRPDVSQATRSRVESLLSKHGYLRRKSSQLSTGLIELVFHELEAAWSMEIIRGVENIAADHGMSIVLTESGSRHAPDPDWIEGVLRRRPVGVVLVFSDLPTEYREALRSRAIPFVIIDPAGDPSPEVPSVGSANWSGGLMATRHLIELGHTKIAAITGADDMMCSHARIDGFRSAMSSAGLPIRPEWIRFGDFHTSGGYEHARSLLSGDDRPTAIFAGSDLQALGVLEAVRELGLRVPDDLSLVGYDDIPLAKWVSPRLTTIRQPLRRMAEEATRLVIRMSEAPLESVPRMDLATNLVLRESTAPLVA; encoded by the coding sequence ATGGCTCGCACCGCTGCCGCCGAGCGCGTCACGCTCGCACGCGTGGCCGAGGAGGCAGGGGTCTCCCTGTCGACGATCTCGAAGGTCCTCAACGGCCGCCCCGACGTCTCGCAGGCGACCCGCTCGCGCGTGGAGTCGCTGCTGTCCAAGCACGGCTACCTGCGCCGCAAGAGCTCCCAGCTGAGCACGGGCCTCATCGAGCTCGTCTTCCACGAGCTCGAGGCCGCATGGTCGATGGAGATCATCCGCGGCGTCGAGAACATCGCCGCCGACCACGGCATGAGCATCGTGCTGACCGAGAGCGGCAGCCGCCACGCGCCCGACCCCGACTGGATCGAGGGGGTGCTGCGTCGGCGTCCGGTCGGCGTCGTGCTCGTCTTCTCCGACCTGCCCACCGAGTACCGCGAGGCGCTGCGCTCGCGCGCGATCCCCTTCGTCATCATCGACCCCGCCGGCGACCCCTCGCCCGAGGTGCCGTCGGTCGGCTCGGCCAACTGGTCGGGCGGTCTCATGGCGACCCGTCACCTCATCGAGCTCGGCCACACGAAGATCGCCGCGATCACGGGTGCCGACGACATGATGTGCTCGCACGCCCGCATCGACGGGTTCCGCTCGGCGATGAGCTCGGCGGGACTGCCCATCCGCCCGGAGTGGATCCGCTTCGGCGACTTCCACACCTCGGGCGGCTACGAGCACGCCCGCTCGCTGTTGAGCGGCGACGACCGCCCCACCGCGATCTTCGCCGGCAGCGACCTGCAGGCGCTCGGCGTGCTCGAGGCGGTGCGCGAACTCGGGCTGCGGGTGCCCGACGATCTCTCGCTCGTCGGCTACGACGACATCCCGCTCGCGAAGTGGGTGAGCCCGCGGCTCACGACCATCCGTCAGCCGTTGCGCCGGATGGCGGAGGAGGCGACGCGGCTCGTCATCCGGATGAGCGAGGCCCCGCTCGAGTCGGTGCCGCGCATGGATCTCGCGACGAACCTCGTGCTGCGCGAGAGCACGGCGCCGCTCGTCGCCTGA
- a CDS encoding endo-1,4-beta-xylanase — protein sequence MSTRRRLETFAAATAALTLAAGSLLAISWTAAAATAPVPAGQQLVSWSDFEGASVDPWVPRGPVALAIDADAHQGSGALKVTGRTEGWNGPSLPGSLLTSGTYHISGWVKLVSGQSATKLNFGVNQPGASNEYPWVGDRLDVTDSAWVQIGGDFTVDAAHLPSSIYIEAVDGTVEFLVDDVLITQDTVVTTIQSSDFEGASVDPWVPRGPVALAIDADAHQGSGALKVTGRTEGWNGPSLPGSLLTSGTYHISGWVKLVSGQSATKLNFGVNQPGASNEYPWVGDRLDVTDSAWVQIGGDFTVDAAHLPSSIYIEAVDGTVEFLVDDVLITQEGTSTPPVDAGDPGALSTDFEDGLDGWGPRDNGAGAPTVAITTDDTYVHGGEQAAALTGRLSQGSGIGHDATGLLLPGPTYTLSAWVRFAAGEPVDAVWLSLQTTTGSTDDFKTLVQFDNVTNTGWTHVSGDFTVPAGDSSFIYFETNYNGDNTSALYVDDIEVSARTIVIEDLTPIKDTVDFPVGVAIDTRETVGAAEELTLKHFDQITAENAMKPEGWYDAEKQFSPSGDIDALMDFAQENDLKVYGHVLAWHSQTPAWFFEDAEGAPLTTSDADKAILRQRLHDHIFAVAQYLADGWGDFGSDTNPLYAFDVVNEVVSDSGEYADGLRRSEWYRILGEEFIDDAFEYANEAFNDTYAADGADHPVTLFINDYNTEQSGKQVRYHALVERLLARGVPVDGVGHQFHVSLSMPVSALEAAIEAFEDLPVRQAVTEFDVTTGTPVTDAKLVDQGYYFRDAFRVFRAHAEDLFSVTVWGLNDGRSWRSSSGAPLVFNDGLQAKPAYYGIVDTDLPARLRTADVFQADVPAVDGATDDPEWSRLPLHALSSTAGFQLRWESDHLTAYVDVADTTSGNDQVSFQLGDDTVTLGRDGSGDADGVVAETATGYRMVVELPLEAAEQGDELAFDVRVRDGATTTGWNAEGVTGTLTLREPVSFTQVVQASVAPTIDGTIDGLWDDANVVTTAKHVQGTGAEATVRTLWYGDKLYVLAVVADPIVDVSGSDPWVQDSVEIFVDPGNAKNGSYRYDDSQIRISATNTQSFGTGDEAFQAGRVQSATSAIDGGYVVEAAIDLDDYVALGALQGLDFQVNDASGGSRTGIANWADPTGAGYQSTARWGVGELVGPAEGGEEPDDATVTLGASSVRAGGTLDVSLSGFEPGTVVDLVLDRPASAAGGGGGVGIAAVARSASAAALPATLGSLTVGQSGTAAGSVTVPADTTPGSYRLAATVDGDVLASGQLTVLAALAATGSDPGAGIGAALLLLLAGVVLMARHRRRRETLRL from the coding sequence GTGTCGACTCGACGCCGACTCGAAACTTTCGCTGCCGCCACGGCCGCCCTCACCCTCGCGGCCGGATCGCTGCTCGCGATCTCCTGGACCGCCGCCGCGGCCACGGCCCCCGTGCCCGCCGGCCAGCAGCTCGTGTCCTGGAGTGACTTCGAGGGTGCTTCGGTGGATCCGTGGGTCCCGCGCGGTCCCGTGGCTTTGGCGATCGATGCGGATGCGCACCAGGGATCGGGTGCACTGAAGGTGACCGGGCGCACGGAGGGTTGGAACGGGCCGTCGCTGCCGGGTTCGCTGCTGACCTCGGGCACGTACCACATCTCCGGGTGGGTGAAGCTGGTCTCCGGCCAGTCGGCCACGAAGCTGAACTTCGGGGTGAACCAGCCCGGTGCCTCCAACGAGTACCCGTGGGTCGGGGACCGCCTGGACGTGACCGATTCGGCGTGGGTGCAGATCGGCGGCGACTTCACGGTCGACGCGGCGCACCTGCCGAGCTCGATCTACATCGAGGCGGTCGACGGCACGGTCGAGTTCCTCGTCGACGACGTCCTCATCACCCAGGACACGGTGGTCACGACCATCCAGTCGAGTGACTTCGAGGGTGCTTCGGTGGATCCGTGGGTCCCGCGCGGTCCCGTGGCTTTGGCGATCGATGCGGATGCGCACCAGGGATCGGGTGCACTGAAGGTGACCGGGCGCACGGAGGGTTGGAACGGGCCGTCGCTGCCGGGTTCGCTGCTGACCTCGGGCACGTACCACATCTCCGGGTGGGTGAAGCTGGTCTCCGGCCAGTCGGCCACGAAGCTGAACTTCGGGGTGAACCAGCCCGGTGCCTCCAACGAGTACCCGTGGGTCGGGGACCGCCTGGACGTGACCGATTCGGCGTGGGTGCAGATCGGCGGCGACTTCACGGTCGACGCGGCGCACCTGCCGAGCTCGATCTACATCGAGGCGGTCGACGGCACGGTCGAGTTCCTCGTCGACGACGTCCTCATCACCCAGGAGGGGACGAGCACGCCGCCCGTCGACGCGGGCGACCCTGGCGCGCTCAGCACCGACTTCGAGGACGGGCTCGATGGCTGGGGGCCCCGTGACAACGGCGCCGGCGCACCGACTGTGGCGATCACGACCGACGACACCTACGTGCACGGTGGTGAGCAGGCGGCCGCGCTCACGGGGCGGCTCTCGCAGGGAAGCGGAATCGGGCACGATGCGACGGGTCTTCTGCTCCCCGGCCCCACCTACACGCTCTCGGCGTGGGTGCGATTCGCCGCGGGTGAGCCGGTCGACGCCGTCTGGCTGAGCCTCCAGACGACGACGGGCAGCACCGACGACTTCAAGACGCTCGTACAGTTCGACAACGTGACCAACACGGGCTGGACGCACGTCAGCGGGGACTTCACGGTGCCCGCCGGTGACAGCTCGTTCATCTACTTCGAGACGAACTACAACGGCGACAACACGTCTGCACTGTACGTCGACGACATCGAGGTGTCGGCGAGGACGATCGTGATCGAGGACCTCACGCCGATCAAGGACACCGTCGACTTCCCCGTGGGTGTCGCGATCGACACGCGCGAGACCGTGGGCGCCGCGGAGGAGCTGACCCTCAAGCACTTCGACCAGATCACGGCCGAGAACGCCATGAAGCCCGAGGGCTGGTACGACGCCGAGAAGCAGTTCTCGCCGAGCGGCGACATCGACGCCCTCATGGACTTCGCCCAGGAGAACGACCTCAAGGTCTACGGCCACGTGCTCGCCTGGCACAGCCAGACCCCTGCCTGGTTCTTCGAGGACGCCGAGGGCGCCCCGCTCACCACGAGCGACGCGGACAAGGCGATCCTGCGGCAGCGCCTGCACGACCACATCTTCGCGGTCGCGCAGTACCTCGCCGACGGTTGGGGCGACTTCGGCTCCGACACCAACCCGCTCTACGCGTTCGACGTCGTCAACGAGGTCGTCTCCGACTCGGGCGAGTACGCCGACGGCCTGCGCCGCAGCGAGTGGTATCGCATCCTCGGCGAGGAGTTCATCGACGACGCCTTCGAGTACGCGAACGAGGCGTTCAACGACACCTACGCCGCCGACGGCGCCGACCACCCGGTGACGCTGTTCATCAACGACTACAACACGGAGCAGTCGGGCAAGCAGGTGCGCTACCACGCGCTCGTGGAGCGCCTCCTGGCGCGCGGCGTGCCGGTCGACGGCGTGGGGCACCAGTTCCACGTGAGCCTGTCGATGCCGGTGAGCGCCCTCGAGGCGGCCATCGAGGCCTTCGAGGATCTGCCGGTGCGCCAGGCCGTCACCGAGTTCGACGTGACGACGGGCACGCCCGTCACCGACGCGAAGCTCGTCGACCAGGGCTACTACTTCCGTGACGCGTTCCGGGTGTTCCGGGCCCACGCCGAGGACCTCTTCTCGGTGACGGTCTGGGGCCTCAACGACGGTCGCAGCTGGCGGAGCAGCTCCGGGGCGCCGCTCGTCTTCAACGACGGGCTGCAGGCCAAGCCCGCCTACTACGGCATCGTGGACACCGACCTCCCGGCGCGACTGCGCACCGCGGACGTGTTCCAGGCGGACGTGCCGGCCGTCGACGGCGCGACCGACGACCCGGAGTGGTCGCGACTGCCGCTGCACGCGCTCAGCTCGACCGCCGGCTTCCAGCTGCGCTGGGAGAGCGACCACCTGACCGCCTACGTCGACGTCGCCGACACGACGTCGGGGAACGACCAGGTGAGCTTCCAGCTGGGTGACGACACCGTGACGCTCGGTCGCGACGGCTCGGGCGACGCCGACGGCGTCGTCGCCGAGACGGCGACGGGCTACCGGATGGTCGTGGAGCTGCCGCTCGAGGCCGCCGAACAGGGCGACGAGCTCGCCTTCGACGTGCGGGTTCGCGACGGCGCGACGACCACCGGCTGGAACGCCGAGGGCGTCACGGGCACGCTGACCCTGCGTGAGCCGGTGTCGTTCACGCAGGTCGTCCAGGCCTCCGTCGCCCCGACGATCGACGGCACGATCGACGGGCTGTGGGACGACGCGAACGTCGTGACCACCGCGAAGCACGTGCAGGGCACGGGCGCGGAGGCCACCGTGCGCACCCTCTGGTACGGCGACAAGCTCTACGTGCTCGCGGTCGTGGCCGACCCGATCGTCGACGTCTCGGGCTCCGACCCCTGGGTCCAGGACTCGGTCGAGATCTTCGTCGACCCGGGCAACGCCAAGAACGGCTCCTACCGCTACGACGACAGCCAGATCCGCATCTCGGCGACGAACACGCAGTCGTTCGGCACCGGTGACGAGGCGTTCCAGGCCGGACGCGTGCAGTCGGCGACGTCGGCGATCGACGGCGGCTACGTCGTCGAGGCGGCGATCGACCTGGACGACTACGTGGCGCTCGGTGCCCTGCAGGGCCTCGACTTCCAGGTCAACGACGCCTCGGGCGGATCCCGCACCGGCATCGCGAACTGGGCCGACCCGACCGGCGCCGGCTACCAGTCGACCGCCCGCTGGGGCGTCGGCGAACTCGTCGGCCCGGCCGAGGGCGGCGAGGAGCCGGACGACGCGACCGTGACGCTCGGTGCGTCCTCGGTGCGTGCGGGCGGCACGCTCGACGTCAGCCTCTCGGGCTTCGAGCCGGGCACGGTCGTCGACCTCGTGCTCGACCGGCCCGCCTCGGCGGCCGGCGGCGGTGGCGGCGTGGGCATCGCCGCCGTCGCACGGTCGGCGTCCGCCGCGGCGCTACCCGCGACCCTCGGCAGCCTGACGGTCGGACAGTCGGGAACGGCGGCGGGATCCGTCACCGTGCCCGCCGACACGACCCCGGGCTCCTACCGCCTGGCCGCCACCGTCGACGGTGACGTCCTGGCGAGCGGTCAGCTCACTGTGCTCGCTGCGCTGGCGGCGACCGGCTCCGACCCCGGTGCGGGTATCGGTGCTGCGTTGCTGCTTCTCCTTGCCGGAGTCGTGCTCATGGCACGCCACCGGCGGCGCCGCGAGACGCTCCGTCTCTGA
- a CDS encoding endo-1,4-beta-xylanase: MSERPPHRVGELTVQLADTTGAPLAEREVEVAQTRHAFGFGSTGFELIAHANGERDDAELVEDWLGVFDTATLPFYRGDFEPEPGRTQTDRIRATARWFVDRGVRLKGHPLVWHTVKARWMDPLPLAEVERLTFDRIRRELSDFRGLVGSWDVVNEAVIMPVFENEPDGVPNAITRLAQQRGIVPFVHEAFTVAREADPGATLLLNDFDLSSDYERLIERLLEAGTPIDALGLQTHMHQGYWGEETMLAMVDRFARFGLPLHLTENTLLSGELMPAHIVDLNDYQPASWPSTPEGEARQADELERHYRSLVGHPAVQSITYWGITDAGAWLGAPAGLLRADGSRKPAYHALQRLVRGEWWLPPTRMRTDAEGRLRVSGFLGDYRVTAGSASAGFAIERSGSDSAFAPLVVR, from the coding sequence GTGAGCGAGCGTCCGCCGCACCGTGTCGGCGAGCTGACCGTCCAGCTCGCCGACACGACGGGTGCCCCCCTCGCCGAGCGCGAGGTCGAGGTCGCCCAGACCCGCCACGCCTTCGGTTTCGGCAGCACGGGCTTCGAGCTCATCGCGCACGCCAACGGCGAGCGGGATGACGCCGAGCTCGTCGAGGACTGGCTGGGGGTGTTCGACACCGCCACGCTCCCCTTCTATCGCGGCGACTTCGAGCCGGAGCCCGGCAGGACGCAGACCGATCGCATCCGCGCCACCGCCCGCTGGTTCGTCGACCGCGGGGTGCGGCTCAAGGGCCACCCGCTCGTCTGGCACACCGTCAAGGCGCGCTGGATGGATCCGCTCCCCCTCGCCGAGGTCGAGAGGCTGACCTTCGACCGCATCCGCCGCGAGCTGAGCGACTTCCGCGGGCTCGTCGGCAGCTGGGACGTCGTCAACGAGGCCGTCATCATGCCGGTGTTCGAGAACGAGCCGGACGGCGTGCCGAACGCGATCACCCGGCTCGCGCAGCAGCGCGGCATCGTGCCGTTCGTGCACGAGGCGTTCACGGTGGCGCGGGAGGCCGACCCCGGCGCCACGCTGCTGCTCAACGACTTCGACCTGTCGAGCGACTACGAGCGCCTCATCGAGCGGCTGCTCGAGGCCGGCACCCCGATCGACGCGCTCGGCCTGCAGACCCACATGCACCAGGGCTACTGGGGCGAGGAGACGATGCTCGCGATGGTCGACCGCTTCGCGCGGTTCGGCCTGCCGCTGCACCTGACCGAGAACACGCTGCTCTCCGGCGAGCTCATGCCCGCGCACATCGTCGACCTCAACGACTACCAGCCCGCCTCCTGGCCCTCGACGCCCGAGGGCGAGGCCCGCCAGGCCGACGAGCTCGAGCGGCACTACCGCTCGCTCGTCGGGCACCCGGCGGTGCAGTCGATCACCTACTGGGGCATCACCGACGCCGGCGCCTGGCTCGGCGCCCCGGCCGGACTGCTGCGCGCCGACGGCTCGCGCAAGCCCGCCTACCACGCCCTGCAGCGGCTCGTCCGCGGCGAGTGGTGGCTGCCGCCGACGCGGATGCGCACGGACGCGGAGGGGCGGCTGCGCGTCTCCGGCTTCCTCGGCGACTACCGCGTCACGGCGGGCTCGGCGTCCGCCGGGTTCGCGATCGAGCGCTCGGGCTCGGACTCGGCGTTCGCTCCGCTCGTCGTGCGCTGA
- a CDS encoding beta-xylosidase/alpha-l-arabinosidase, with product MSLDVHVVQPWHDTSRTPDARVDALVAQMTLEEKLAQLFGIWVGASADGGEVAPHQNDMIDDVDIEELLPEGLGQLTRPFGTAPVDPALGALSLQRTQERIVSSNRFGIPAVAHEECLAGFATWGATAYPVPLSWGASFDPDLVREMAGRIGADMRSVGVHQGLAPVLDVVRDARWGRVEETIGEDPYLVGTIATAYIQGLERAGIVATLKHFVGYSASKAGRNLAPVSVGPRELADVLLPPFEMAIRESGVRSVMNAYTDIDGVPTAADASLLTGLLRDVWGFDGTVVADYFSVGFLAALHGVAAEGDWGGAAATAITAGIDVELPTVRGYGAPLAQAVRDGRLDEAIVDRALRRVLLQKLDLGLLDADWSPMPAVLAGGADASVDTVRGTVDLDSAENRELAAKLAERAIVLLRNDGILPLAAPRRIAVVGPTADDPYAVLGCYSFPAHVGVQHPETPIGIGLPTLLESLRAEFPEADLVYVRGTTIDGGETAEIPAAVEAARDADVVILALGDRAGLFGRGTSGEGCDAESLALPGAQQQLLDAVVASGTPSVVTLLAGRPYALGSAPESADAILEAFFLGEEGTQAIAGALSGRVNPAGRLPVSVPATAGAQPSSYLAAPLARKSGVSNIDPTPAYWFGHGLSYSEFAWSDLGTSSRLFSETVEVRVKVANTSDRDGSEVVQLYLHDPVASVVRPVQRLISFARVDLAAGEDATVTFRVPAELTSFTGVDGRRIVEPGAVVFGVARSAGDIVFSHPVELTGETRVVDHTRPLHAEVSISRA from the coding sequence GTGTCCCTCGACGTCCACGTCGTGCAGCCCTGGCACGACACCTCCCGCACACCCGACGCTCGTGTCGACGCGCTCGTGGCCCAGATGACCCTCGAGGAGAAGCTCGCGCAGCTCTTCGGGATCTGGGTCGGCGCCTCGGCCGACGGCGGCGAGGTGGCACCGCACCAGAACGACATGATCGACGACGTCGACATCGAGGAGCTGCTGCCGGAGGGGCTGGGTCAGCTGACCCGCCCCTTCGGCACGGCCCCCGTGGATCCCGCCCTGGGTGCGCTCTCGCTGCAGCGCACCCAGGAGCGGATCGTGAGCTCGAACCGCTTCGGCATCCCGGCCGTCGCCCACGAGGAGTGCCTCGCGGGCTTCGCCACCTGGGGGGCCACCGCCTACCCCGTGCCGCTGTCGTGGGGCGCGAGCTTCGATCCGGACCTCGTGCGCGAGATGGCGGGCCGCATCGGCGCCGACATGCGCTCGGTCGGCGTGCACCAGGGCCTCGCGCCCGTGCTCGACGTCGTGCGCGACGCCCGCTGGGGCCGCGTCGAGGAGACCATCGGCGAGGACCCGTACCTCGTCGGCACCATCGCGACGGCCTACATCCAGGGCCTCGAGCGCGCCGGCATCGTCGCGACGCTCAAGCACTTCGTCGGGTACTCGGCCTCGAAGGCCGGCCGCAACCTGGCGCCCGTCTCGGTCGGCCCGCGCGAGCTCGCGGATGTGCTGCTCCCGCCGTTCGAGATGGCCATCCGCGAGAGCGGCGTGCGCTCGGTCATGAACGCCTACACCGACATCGACGGCGTGCCGACGGCCGCCGACGCGAGCCTGCTCACCGGGCTGCTGCGCGACGTGTGGGGCTTCGACGGCACCGTCGTCGCCGACTACTTCTCGGTCGGCTTCCTCGCGGCGCTGCACGGCGTCGCGGCGGAGGGCGACTGGGGCGGCGCGGCCGCCACGGCCATCACCGCGGGCATCGACGTCGAGCTGCCGACCGTGCGCGGCTACGGCGCCCCGCTCGCGCAGGCGGTGCGCGACGGACGGCTCGACGAGGCGATCGTCGACCGCGCCCTGCGCCGCGTGCTGCTGCAGAAGCTCGACCTGGGGCTGCTCGACGCCGACTGGTCGCCCATGCCCGCCGTGCTCGCGGGAGGCGCGGACGCGTCGGTCGACACGGTGCGCGGCACCGTCGACCTCGACTCGGCCGAGAACCGCGAGCTCGCGGCGAAGCTCGCCGAGCGCGCCATCGTGCTGCTGCGCAACGACGGCATCCTGCCGCTCGCCGCACCCCGCCGCATCGCCGTCGTCGGCCCGACGGCCGACGACCCCTACGCGGTGCTCGGCTGCTACTCCTTCCCGGCGCACGTGGGCGTGCAGCACCCCGAGACGCCGATCGGCATCGGACTGCCCACCCTGCTCGAGTCGCTGCGGGCCGAGTTCCCGGAGGCCGACCTCGTCTACGTGCGCGGCACGACGATCGACGGCGGCGAGACCGCCGAGATCCCGGCCGCGGTCGAGGCGGCGCGCGACGCCGACGTCGTCATCCTCGCCCTCGGCGACCGCGCGGGCCTCTTCGGCCGGGGCACCTCGGGTGAGGGCTGCGACGCCGAGTCGCTCGCCCTGCCGGGCGCGCAGCAGCAGCTGCTCGACGCGGTGGTCGCGAGCGGCACGCCCTCGGTCGTGACGCTGCTCGCCGGCCGCCCGTACGCGCTCGGCTCCGCCCCGGAGTCCGCGGACGCGATCCTCGAGGCCTTCTTCCTCGGCGAGGAGGGCACCCAGGCGATCGCGGGCGCGCTCAGCGGGCGGGTCAACCCCGCCGGCCGCCTCCCCGTGAGCGTCCCCGCCACCGCGGGCGCCCAGCCGTCGAGCTACCTCGCGGCCCCGCTCGCCCGCAAGAGCGGCGTGTCGAACATCGACCCCACCCCGGCCTACTGGTTCGGTCACGGCCTCTCCTACTCCGAGTTCGCGTGGAGCGACCTCGGCACCTCGAGCAGGCTGTTCTCCGAGACGGTCGAGGTGCGCGTCAAGGTCGCCAACACGAGCGACCGGGACGGCTCCGAGGTCGTGCAGCTGTACCTGCACGACCCGGTGGCGAGCGTCGTGCGCCCCGTGCAGCGGCTCATCTCCTTCGCCCGCGTCGACCTCGCGGCGGGCGAGGATGCGACCGTCACGTTCCGAGTCCCCGCCGAGCTGACGTCGTTCACCGGCGTCGACGGTCGCCGCATCGTCGAGCCCGGCGCGGTCGTGTTCGGGGTCGCCCGTTCCGCAGGCGACATCGTGTTCTCCCACCCCGTGGAGCTGACCGGCGAGACCCGCGTCGTCGACCACACCCGGCCGCTGCACGCCGAGGTCTCGATCTCGCGCGCGTGA
- a CDS encoding carbohydrate ABC transporter permease encodes MSTASPTSVQAGTRFTWRQPIVYVVALTAILVSIIPVLYVWISGFRTSADLNAAPGGWPNPWFFGNYANVLTSARFWGSVFSSSLVAVGTTLGVVVLGICAAYVIARYQFRGRQWLYTFFSAGLMFPLTVAALPLSILLRDIGLHGTFLGVIIPQVAFGLPVTIIILVPFLRAIPREIEEAAAIDGASRIGFFWRIVLPLSIPGLITVGVLAFLGSWNGYLLPLLVMAAGGMPQELWTLPLGVQQFSTQYSQDTGAVLAYTSLAMVPALVFFLAAERRIVGGLTGAVKG; translated from the coding sequence ATGTCGACCGCATCACCGACCTCCGTCCAGGCGGGCACCCGCTTCACCTGGCGTCAGCCCATCGTCTACGTCGTCGCGCTCACCGCGATCCTCGTGTCGATCATCCCGGTGCTCTACGTGTGGATCTCCGGATTCCGCACGAGCGCCGACCTCAACGCGGCGCCCGGCGGCTGGCCGAACCCGTGGTTCTTCGGCAACTACGCCAACGTCCTGACCAGTGCGCGGTTCTGGGGGTCGGTGTTCTCGTCGTCCCTCGTGGCCGTCGGCACCACCCTCGGCGTCGTGGTGCTCGGCATCTGCGCCGCGTACGTGATCGCCCGCTACCAGTTCCGCGGCCGCCAGTGGCTGTACACCTTCTTCTCCGCGGGCCTCATGTTCCCGCTGACGGTGGCGGCCCTGCCGCTCAGCATCCTGCTGCGCGACATCGGCCTGCACGGCACGTTCCTCGGCGTGATCATCCCCCAGGTGGCCTTCGGCCTCCCGGTGACGATCATCATCCTCGTGCCCTTCCTGCGGGCCATCCCGCGGGAGATCGAGGAGGCCGCCGCGATCGACGGAGCCAGCCGCATCGGCTTCTTCTGGCGGATCGTGCTGCCGCTGTCGATCCCGGGCCTCATCACGGTGGGTGTGCTCGCCTTCCTCGGAAGCTGGAACGGCTACCTGCTGCCCCTCCTCGTGATGGCCGCGGGCGGCATGCCGCAGGAGCTGTGGACCCTGCCGCTCGGCGTGCAGCAGTTCTCGACGCAGTACTCGCAGGACACGGGCGCCGTGCTCGCGTACACCTCGCTCGCGATGGTGCCCGCACTGGTGTTCTTCCTCGCCGCTGAGCGCCGCATCGTCGGCGGTCTCACCGGCGCCGTGAAGGGCTGA